A stretch of Brassica napus cultivar Da-Ae chromosome C6, Da-Ae, whole genome shotgun sequence DNA encodes these proteins:
- the LOC106407090 gene encoding probable glutathione peroxidase 5 — MGGSISVPEKSIHEFTVKDSSGKEVDLSVYQGKVLLIVNVASKCGFTQTNYTQLTELYRKYKDQGLVILAFPCNQFLNQEPGTSQDAHEFACTRFKAEYPVFQKVRVNGQNAAPVYKFLKSKKPSFLGSRIKWNFTKFLVGKDGQVIDRYGPTVPPLSIEKDIKKALGDEGAFPST, encoded by the exons ATGGGTGGTTCAATATCAGTGCCTGAAAAATCTATCCATGAATTCACTGTCAAG GATAGCTCCGGCAAGGAGGTTGACCTTAGCGTTTACCAAGGGAAGGTTCTTCTCATCGTCAACGTCGCTTCTAAATG CGGTTTCACTCAAACCAATTACACCCAGCTTACTGAACTTTACCGGAAATACAAAGATCAAG GGTTGGTGATATTGGCGTTTCCTTGCAACCAGTTTTTGAACCAAGAGCCTGGCACTAGCCAAGATGCTCATGAATTTGCTTGTACTAGGTTCAAGGCCGAGTACCCCGTCTTCCAAAAG GTGCGTGTGAATGGTCAAAACGCAGCACCAGTCTACAAATTCCTCAAGTCAAAGAAGCCATCTTTCCTTGGAAGCAGGATCAAATGGAACTTCACCAAGTTCTTGGTCGGCAAAGATGGTCAAGTCATTGATCGTTATGGCCCCACTGTTCCACCTCTTTCCATCGAG AAAGACATCAAGAAAGCCCTCGGAGATGAAGGAGCGTTTCCAAGTACTTAG
- the LOC125588677 gene encoding uncharacterized protein LOC125588677, with amino-acid sequence MNYNFTNSPLHLSSSSSSSDDDVENVEMINSLEQEEWAIHSAIENNNAVIEYLRNPQSSHVIHGGSVPGRSFIHRDRESAHCRLFNDYFSENPIYNDTMFRRRYCMSRSSFLRIVNVVEDHDNYFRQRKDTTGRLGLSSLQKETTVFRVLAYGLPADATDEYIKIGESTAIESMGRFFRAIVEIFSEEYLRSPAPADVSRLLKIGKERGFPGMLGSLDCMHWKWKNCLTAWARQYAGRSTSPTIILEAVADYDLWI; translated from the coding sequence ATGAATTACAATTTCACAAATTCACCTCTACATTTGagttcttcttcatcctcttcagatgatgatgttgaaaatGTAGAAATGATTAATAGTCTCGAGCAAGAAGAATGGGCGATACATTCTGCTATCGAAAATAACAATGCGGTAATAGAATACCTACGTAATCCACAAAGCAGCCATGTGATTCATGGAGGCTCAGTTCCTGGACGTTCTTTTATCCATCGAGATCGAGAAAGCGCGCATTGCAGATTGTTCAACGACTATTTCTCAGAGAATCCAATTTACAACGACACCATGTTTCGTAGGAGATATTGTATGTCTCGTTCTTCATTCCTTCGTATTGTTAATGTTGTCGAAGACCATGACAACTACTTTAGACAGCGAAAGGATACAACTGGAAGACTTGGTTTATCATCTCTCCAGAaagaaacaaccgtctttcgggTGCTAGCTTATGGTTTGCCCGCTGATGCTACTGATGAATACATCAAAATTGGTGAATCAACAGCAATCGAAAGTATGGGAAGATTTTTTCGGGCTATTGTGGAAATATTCTCAGAGGAATACTTACGATCCCCAGCACCTGCCGATGTTTCAAGACTTCTGAAGATTGGTAAAGAGCGAGGGTTTCCGGGAATGTTGGGTAGCTTAGATTGCATGCACTGGAAGTGGAAAAATTGTTTGACCGCTTGGGCTAGACAATATGCAGGTCGTAGTACATCACCAACTATAATTCTTGAAGCTGTTGCGGATTATGATCTTTGGATATAA
- the LOC111210905 gene encoding small polypeptide DEVIL 14 has translation MAATVVLSCSRNSTNARTWKRCSKQIKEQRARLYIIWKCAVFPLSSHD, from the coding sequence ATGGCAGCGACGGTTGTGTTGAGCTGCAGTAGAAACAGTACGAACGCTAGAACATGGAAAAGGTGTTCGAAGCAGATAAAGGAGCAAAGGGCTCGTCTGTACATCATCTGGAAATGTGCAGTCTTTCCTCTCTCCTCCCATGATTGA